A segment of the Dermacentor andersoni chromosome 5, qqDerAnde1_hic_scaffold, whole genome shotgun sequence genome:
tcgcggactttctcttgcgtgacattatcttgcttcatggcgccccgcgacagctgcttactgaccgtggtcgaaacttcctctcgaaagttatcgctgacattgtgcgttcctgctccattcaacacaaactgactacttcataccatcctcaaaccaatggcctgacagagcggttaaaccgtactcttaccgatatgctggccaagtacgtttccaaggaccaccacgactgggacattgcccttccttacgtaacatttgcgtacaattcttcccggcacgacaccgccggattttctcccttttatctactgtacggtcgcgaacctaccttgcccctagacacggcacttcctcctgctgcggtctcaacaagcgagtatgcgcgcgacgccatcgccctcgctgaccatgcacgccagcttgcccgtgctcgactgacggcctcacagaccactcagcagtgtcagtacaacgcccgccatcgtgacgtacagttttcacctggtgcgctcgtgctcctgtggtcgccctctcgtcacgtcggactttcagagaagctcctttcgcgatacacagggccctaccgcgtgctgcgccaggtgacgcctgtgacttacgaaattgctcctgtggcctcaacctcgtcctctcctgtggcatctagtgatgtcgtacacgtcagtaggctcaaggcctactacactgcttccgagtccgatctttagtcgctccgggacggcgcttttgcagccgggggtagtgctacggcacaatatgcgcgatcacgaaaggccagcagtgtgaagacgacgacgacgattagaagctagcgcgggctgttgcctcttggccaagcgcagcgtattttccttgtaaatatatttgtacatagcttttcgtctgcgtcttcctacgtaacatatatGGGCAGGAGCCTTTATTTGCTGTTAACTGTTATGTGATGAAAGTTACAAGCTGACATGAGCTGGTCAAAATATAGTTAAACACGGTTAAAAAAAATGGACAATGCAGTTCTTCTTGGAATGTAAGCGTGGTTATAAACAATGGTTACGCCAGCAACCACAATGTAACAGTGTTTAAGTGCATAATGTGCTACTACCCGCATACTTCTATGTCACTCGCTCAATGGAAATATGAGTGATCTTGAGCATTCTGGTATATGCTGCAATGTCTGCAACTTGTAATTAAAAAAGGCATCCCACCCAAAATTATGTTGTACTAATTGATAGACAAAAAGGAGCATAGGTCGGCGCCCTCACTCATGAgtgcactcactcgcactcacttcAAAGgcatgagtgcgagtgagtgccattgAGTGTGAGTGGGGCTGAGTGCAAatgcaagtgagtgccagtgagtgtgagtggaggtgagtgcaagTGTGAgtgagtttaaaattttgcctttATGGTGCATGCATTACGCATGATTCAGCGAACTTCTCAGGTAATAATTTCCAGGCTTTTACTTTcaaaaactacgatatgattaagaggtatgccgcagtggcggactccagattaacgTTAAACAGCTGAGGTTCTGGCgttctgcccccatcgaaatgagagCGTCTGCGAGCGTGTGTTGTGGGCACCTCTTTGTATGTATAGCGTACCAGCGCGTCCGCTGAGGCCAatttgttttggaaacgcgcagtcgcccgtgtatttgtgctcttaaagtgcaggaaagaaGGCCCAGGAATgtgggaatgcttggaaatcgtATGGTTTCGTCATATTTTTTGTGTGGTATGGTTTGTGACGAATCTGCaattttctacgccatgtatgtaaatagcaaattgcttttgtttgtgataCTTCCCaatcaccactttcgcacgtttcgcctctacgcCAGCTTTTATTTTTCGCTATAAGTACTGTTAACACCGAAATGACACATGTTTGTAGTTTACTGTTTTAAGCTGACGCCGTCCGGTGCAGCTTCGTACAGGAACTAGTgttgcttacctggtgccacgtTGGATAAAATGCACAAAAAGCGCGGAATGAGCacttatatagagcaaaataagcaTTTTCTCATTtgacaaggcgtcttgcgtctacaTTATAAAATTGCACGTCGAACAGATTCGACGGAGGATTGTACAGATCGTTCGCAGTCAACTTTGCTTAATAAAACGGTTCCGCACCAAGACCACGCCCGGTTAAACAccagaagcaaaaaaagaaaataaaggggaaATGCCGCGCCAATCAGCGCAGCCGTCGTAACGCGTTTATTTGCGTTCAAAACACGCGCGccagaaaccgaaaccggaagtgtggttcgGGTGTTAATGGCGGCGGCTTGGAGCGCTCCAGTTGATTCGGTCGCTGGACCTGCTCTCTATGGCATTGTCCGCGTAGGTACAGTGTGCTAGGTAGCGTAGGTCTCCGtacttgttgaatttctttccctATGTTGTGTCTCTGTACTCTAGACctgtgctaaaaagaggagcctCTTTATTCTATGGAGCTGCTTCATAACATAGTGAAACGTTGCAGCATGATTGCAACCGTAGCGTGCAATTGCAAATAACCCGTCGCTTCCTTGTAGAAGCGAGCCTTCCCGTTTGCGAATATCCGCCGCGCATCTAGTTTCGCTGTTCACCTGGAGTTGAGCTGTGGAAAATCGTACGTACCGTTTCACATCATGGACGGTATGGGGCACCTCACGATCAACGTACTTATCGTAGAACCACTGCGTGGGTTACCAACTGTACGGAAAGCCATCAAAGTGGTCACAAAGGCCATCGAAGAGGACGAGAAGCGCAACTACCCGGCAGCCCTCCGCCTCTACGAGCAAGGCATCAAAGACTTTGATCGTGCCGTCAAAAAGGGCGAACTACGGACTGATCGATCGAAACAGATAATCCGAGACAAGTGCGCCGCGTACTCCGACAGGGCCGGATTGATCAGAGAGTACCTGTATGGAAACAGCGACAAGGAAGGACTCATCGACAGCGATGATGAGCGCCGGAAGAAGAGAAAATTTTGGCTGTGTTGTTAAACTTTGTGTTGGTTTATGGAAAATGTTCCGCGCGCATTTAGTGTAGGGTATGGTGCACGGAATTTTCGCCATGTCGCGGATAGCCGGTGCGATGTTTCCATTCCTATGAAAACTGTAACTCTTTCATGTTATACAGGTGtgacacgtacacttctgatcgcgatcgggagcgatccggatcgaaattctcgactgcgattggctctctcgcgcattttgtgcaaaggagccaatcacgaccgagaaattcgatccggatcgggcttgatcgcgataaAAAAAAGTGCACCGTGTGACATCCGTACTAGCCAGTGGCATAGCCAAGGGGTGGCACACCGGGCACGCAACTCCTACGAAATTTATGCGGCTTTTCCAACCCCCTCTCCCCCTGAAAAACTTTCTTTCCACGCCACTGTTACCAGCCGCATGTCTTTTGTGAGTGCTCTTTTATATTTATGAAACAAAAAACGCCCGCAAAATAAAATCTTCTTTATTAACTTATAATGCTCTGCACATTCACTGTAAGGGTAGATGTTTAGCCATTTCGGTATTTCATATAGCTACAGTAACTGCTGCAGAAGACAAGGACAGCTGTATGCAAGAACATAAGGGTGTATTGCTCCCTGAAATTTCCGTACACCTCTAGAGCAGGCATCCAGATTTCCTGAACAGCTTTTCATTAGAACCACAGCTAGGCCATGTAGCTGCTTACATTTTCAAAGGTGCACTTCTTTTTCAGAGAAAGCTTAGCggaatgaattctggggtgttGCGTGctaaaaccatgatttgattgtgaggcacgccgtagtggcagactacgGATTGCTTTTGACCGCCAGGAGATCTTTAGCGTGTCCCAAATGCAAAGGacacgagcattcttgcatttcgcccccatcgaaatgcagccaccacgGCCGAAGTTTGATACCGcgaccttgtgttcagcagcgcaacaccatagccactaagctgccGCAGCAGGCAGAAAATCTAGTTCTTTCAGCTGGTAGGCAAGTCACATTAAGTCATAGTGGCAGCCATTAGAATGAAAAGGCTCAACACTTCCTTCTATTGATCTCTCATGCTACCTCTCAAAGTGTCtgtaaaagaaaatattacttCTTTTTAATAATGTCACACCATCAGATTCGATGAACTACTTTTGTTGATATGGACTGCTTCTAACTAAGTACTGCTGTAAcactcaaagcaaacagcacaaaattTTTAAATAACTTGGAATGCAGGTTGaccgagggccccgatttttattagtcatatcacaagaagccagcgaatactgacaccaacaaacactgattGGGATGCAGGTGATGCTTATGGTTACAAGCAATAGGAGTGGAGTGCTGGCTCCGCCATCCGAGTTTTGTTGATTCTATGACAATCTAGAAAGTGCATACACTAGGGAACAAAATGTATATTCCCAGTTTCCACATTAATTTTCTGTATGGAAACAAATTTTAAGCAGGCAGAAATATATTGTAACAAAACACCCATTATTGTAAACAAAGTGCTTCTGGTTTACTGCCTAATTTTGTAAGAGAGAAgaaaattttttctttatttttcagattGGCCAAATTATTTGTTTGAGAAAGCAGAAATATAATTTTGCGCATTAATGCAGACTGGGAAATTGTTTACTATACAGGCTGCAGATGCTTCAGATGATTTAGTAGACACAAATGTTCACCACATAACTTTGTGTGACGGCACTTGCTTACCAAAAGTTTCTTTTAAGTCCTAGCTGGTGTAATGTCAAATGGAACTTTAGCTTACAATGACTAGCAATGTTATTCTTGTCTCAGAACACTTTAGACTTAGATTATAATAATTAAATTTGGTGCTACTATAACAAAGAAGTGCCGGTCAGCCAGGCGCATCACAGTGTTTTGTACAGAGCTAGTTTGTGCTGCTGCAGGGTTAGACTACCGCAATGCATTTGACCCTTCCTGCCTTCCCTTAGGCTCTAAGTAAACACCTTTACGCTAGTCATCCAACCGTGCATTTGGAATTATGGTTAGTATGTAGAACTTCAGATGCAAACAGCAGTCCCGAGAAAGTAAGCGGACCAATCACGTTCATTAGTTCATCGCGCTTTGTTTATGGTACGGTACACTGCAACATATTCAAGCCGCTATATCTCATATTTCCAACGAGAACACCATCACCATAATACCATCTGGACTTGGCAACCTGTGCGGCCCCCTATCCAAAGCAGCACAGACGCATGCCGCACATGCTCTTTGTACCCCAGTACAGCAGTCTAGGTACAAGGTGTCCTCGCCCTTGCTGGTAAGGTCCATACCTGGGATCACGCCATCAATCTTGTGGTTTGAAGTGCACTATTGTAACCACTACTCCACGGCTGCTTTGAGCTCGCAAGCGTGTTTGCTACTTGCACTGGGTGCTGAGAAACATAGACGGTTTGCAATCAGGCTCATCTGTTGTACCATATTGCATTGTTGACCATTATGCAATTTCTGCAGCTGCTGGTCTAATTGTGCTGAAACGTAATCTTCCTTTAATGCACCAATGTTTGCCTGTGCTGCACATATACTGTTTGTTGTTCACAGTGCAGCAAATGCACAAGAAATGTACCAGTTGTAGAGGCAAGCATGGTCGAAGGAGAGTACTGACGTGCAGTTtctaacgtctttttttttttctcattaaatGAAGGTCCAATCCCTCTAAACACTGCAAGATATCCTGGCAAGCATAAGAGCGCCCTACATAATTTACCATACTTGTTCCTACGAGCCAGTTTTAATTCTGGTTCCCAGTTGTTGGACATGTGATGACGTTGTGACAGACTGGCTTGCTCCGTTTGCGTTTGCTGTGGCTGCTGCAGACGAATGCAGCCAGAAGAAATGCACACACCACTCTTGGAATGCAATCTACAACAGTTCGGCAAGCAGACCGTTTGCTTGGCCCGGCATGACTGGCAGAAATAGTGCTTTCGTTATTGAAAGCGCTATTTTGACAATCACGTGAGGCCAAGTGAACAGTGTACTTTCCAAACCAGTATAAGGTGACACCGCGGTTTGATTTTTCGTTAGCAATGTCATCATATGTGGCATCAGTAAATCTTACTCTGTGTCATGACGATGTTGACTGTATGCAACATTTAGACAGTCACCTGGAAATTGGTACAAGGACTACAGTAACTACATTTTTGACACCTTGAACTTTACAGGTGACACTTTTTGTTCTGAGGAAATGACAACATATTCTTCCATAAATATGTAGTCACATAGACCAGAGATGAACATAAACATCAAAATTTCAACATGCAGAAGTGCATCTTACATTTTTTACGAACATGTACTTTTCCAGATAAATTAAATGGGAACAAGTTAAAGGTAAGTAGAATGCattcttttctttgtgttttcccTAATTGACTCGATAGCAGCACCATTTCAACCTACTATAAGCTTAATTTAAGATTTCATTATTTTGGCAACAGCATAATTACAATTCCAAATCACTCATGGTACGTGAAACATGTTCTGCTTTATAATTTCATGTCCGTGTTTCAGTTGTCTACTACTACTGTACACAGTTGTGCGCATACAGTATAACAATGGTCAAAACCTCTTGAATAAATCAATGAAGCAGTTAATTGAATATTTTTGTGTTCTACGTGTCACATTGTAAATCTGAACGCATTTTACTATGCCAGTTCTAGCAGCAGGGCCACCTAAAAATATCCTGAAATACAACTCATTTGTCCAAGCATTCTGGGGCTTGCTTTAACTATATGATATTCATTAAACCAAGAAGGATGGCTGCTTGGGCTGGTTAGTGACACATTACTTCAGACAATGAAAAACCCTTAGTGCGCAAAGCATTGAAGGAGAGGGTCCTTCAGCGTTTCGCTCACTAAAAAGGTTTCTTTCTGAAGTAATGGTTCACTAAACCGCAAACGATGGCACTAAACTTGCAGAAGTCGCACAAAGGTAGTGAAATGAACTAAGTGCTATGAACAATAGAGGCGTGCTTCGTATTAGTGTAAAATGGGCAAATGTACAATGCTAACATAATTCTCTATGATGTG
Coding sequences within it:
- the LOC140218546 gene encoding vacuolar protein sorting-associated protein 4-like; protein product: MGHLTINVLIVEPLRGLPTVRKAIKVVTKAIEEDEKRNYPAALRLYEQGIKDFDRAVKKGELRTDRSKQIIRDKCAAYSDRAGLIREYLYGNSDKEGLIDSDDERRKKRKFWLCC